The genome window ATGCCGTCGCCGAGCTCGTCGATGATATCCGTCACGCCATCACGCGAACTGCGGTAGAAGGCGGTCATCGAATAGAAGCCGCCTCCCTTGCGATAGGTCCAGCCGAGCTCGAACGCATCCGTCACCTCGGGCCCAAGGAAAGGATTGCCGCGCCGAAAATTCTGCGGGTCGACGTAGGTCAGATAGGGGTTGAGATCCTGCGCCCCGGGTCGCTGGATGCGACGGCTGTAGCTGGCGCGGAGCCGCTGCGTCTCGCTTAGCGCGTAGCCGAGGTGAATGGTTGGATAGAGACGCACATACTCGTTCTCGACCGCGCCGTCGGGCGTCTTGGGGTCGATTTCATACTGTGCCTGCTCGAGCCGGAGCCCGGGCTGGAGCTCGAGCTTGCCGAGCGAGAAGGTGGTCGTCGCGTAGAGTGCGTGGACCGTCTGGTCGTAGGAAAAATCGTTGTTCAGTCCAGCGATCGGAAGCAGCAGATCGAGCGCAGGTCCGCGCTCGCCGTCGAAGCTGAAGTCGCTGCGCTCGCTGGCGAGTTCATATCCCAGGTTCAGCGACGAGCCTTTGCCGAGCGGACGCTTGTAGTCGACCTTGCCGCCGAGGCCGCGGCGGTCGAACCGGTTTCCGATCCGCTCGAACGTCGGCGCACCGCTCGCCCCGCCGGGACGGCTGATGCCGTCGAAGTCGCGATCGAAGCGCATCCGGTCGATCTCGATGTCGGCAACCAGTTCATGATCATCGCCCGGCAACTTTTTGCGCCATGACCCCTCGAACGACACCATCCTGCCGCCACCGCCGCTGTCGGAGGTCCGCTCAAGGAGGTCGCCCGGATTGGGACCAAGAATGGTGTCGTCGCGCTCGCCGTCGATCCAGAAGCGGCGAAGGCTGATGTCGCCGCTCAGCCGGCTGGTCTTGGTGAGATCGTACTCGACTCCGAGCCGGCCGCTGGTGGCGGTGAACACATTATCGGTCTCGGCGCTTTGGCGAACCACCTCGGTCAGTCCGGTGAGCGCGTTGACGCCCTGCCGAGTGCGCTCCACCCGGCCGTCGTTCGGGAAGCGGCGGGCGCCGAGTTCGCCCGAGACGGTGAGACCGCCCTTGGTGATCGCGCCCGACGCGTTGGCGCCGACCTGACCGTTGAGCCCGCCGATCGCGCGCAGCGTGGCCCAGCGGCTGCCGGCCTGATTCTTCTTGGTCACCAGATTGATGATCCCGCCCGATCCTTCGGGGCTGAACGCCGCCGAGGGATTGGTAATGACCTCGACCCGCTCGATCCGGGTCGCCGGTGTCGACTGCAGATAATCGGCGCGCGATTCGCCCTGGAGCACCGCCGACGGCCGGCCGTCGATCAGGATCTGGACACCCGGGTCGCCGCGCAGGCTGACCCGGCCCTGAAGGTCGACTTCGACGCCCGGCACGTTGCGCAGGGCGTCGGCGAGGGTCCCGGTCTGCGCCTGAAGGTCGTTGGCAATGCTGAAGCTTAGCCGGTCGGGCTTGGCGATGACGTCGGCGCGGGTGCCGGTCACGACGACTTCCTCGGCCTTGGCTTCGGGCTTGGCAGGCGGCGTCTGCCGCGCGGCAGGACGCTGCTGCGCAAGCGCCGGGGCGGCTGGCAGCGAAAGCAGCAGCAGGCTGCAGGCGGAGGTGAGCAGGGACGCTTTCATGATACGCTTTCGATCCTTGTGACGCGCGCCAGTTTGGCGGCAGGTGAGCGGTTCTGGACCGGCCACCGGCCGCTGGTCATGAGCGGCGCGTGAGGAATGAGTGAACAGGGTGAGCATTCGCCGCAGGGCGCCGCTCGACGGCAAGCGCAATCCGCCCGGCGGCAGCGCCGGTTCGACGAAGAGCAGAAATCCGCGACTCTGGGAGAGGGCGCCCGCAGGCTATTCCTCTCCTAGCGAGGAGCCGTCGCAACGGCCCGAGCGAGTCAGAAGCGCAGCGAGAACGCCATCGCGAGAGCGTGGTCGCTTTGCTGATCGCCGAGCAGCGCTCGGTAGTTCACGCTCCAGCCAAGCGCTCCGGCGGCAGCCGTGACTCCGGCGTCGAGACGAAGCGCGCGGCGATTGAGCGGCGCTCCGGCGATCGCAAATGAGTCCGAGCCACTCGCGAAGCGCGCCGTCCGGTCGTTCGACACGTCGCCCCAGGTCGTTTGCGCGGCAACGTCGATCCAGGGCGAGACGCTGAAGCCATCCGCCAGCTCGGCCTTGTGCGCGAGGCGCAGACCGAGTTCGCCGCGATGGATGGTGCGTGTGTCCGCCGTGAGACTCAGCGCCGAGGCTCCGCCGCTTTCGTCGATTGCCGACAGCCGGACCCGATCGTGGCTGTAATTGGCGTGCGCCGCGAGCGTGGTGCGCCCGGTGAGCAGCGCATATTGGCCGCGCATAGTCAGGCGCTGCAGGTCAATTTCGCCGCGCGCGACATTGGTCTCGGCGAATCCGTCGAAGGCGACCTGCCGGCTAAGGTCGAGGTCGGAATGGGCAGTACGCGCCGACAGCCCGAGCTGGAACCGGCCCAATTGCGCGCCGACCGCCGCCTCGATGAAGTTCGTGTGTATGGCCGCCGCTGACGCTTCGTCGGCCACTCGGTCGGATCGCTCGCCCGCGACCAGCATCGCCGAGAGCGGGCCGACGCGGAGCTGCTGCCCGTAGGCCGCGCCGGCGGCGACCGGGCGAAGCGCGCTCCGATAGGCGAACAGGCCGGGCGAGCCTTGCGCGAGGGCCGACCAGGTGACGCCCTCGTCCGCGCCCAGCAGCAGTCGCTCCGACAGGCCCGTCGCAGAGCTCCCGAGCGCCGCGAATGCATTTGACGCGCCAAGCTGCGACTGACCGAGCACCGCTGTGTAGACCGAGCTGGTGCCGCCGAGCCCCTCGACCGCGCTTGCAACCTGGAAGGTCGACACCGTGCTGGCGGCGGTAAAGCGCTTGGAATTGCGCACCAGATTGAGCGTGACCGAATTGGCGCCGTGGACCAGCGACGGCGCGAGGAAGGCAAGGTCGGTGGTGACTCCCGAGAATTGGCCGGTGATCCCGCCCGTCGCGGTCAGGATCGAGAAGGTCGTGGTCGGGGCATAATTGCCGTTCCGCGCGGCGACCGACACCGCGACGTTGCTGCCGATCGTGGCCGTGCCGGTGATTGCGAGCTGGTCGGCGGTCCGCGTGCTGGCGTCGACTTGGAATTTGGCGCCGGACGAGAAGGCGACGTTGCCGTTGACCCGCAGCGTGCCGATGCCGCTGCCGGGAGCGAGCGTGCCGCCGCCGGCGACCGAGATCGATCCGTTGACGGTGCCGCTGCCGGTAAGCCGACCGAGCGAGCTGACCCCGACACTGCCGCCGATCGAACCGTCGACCGCGAGCGTCCCGGCGCCGATCTGGATGCTGGTGAAATTGCCGGCCGCGCCGGAGGCGGTCCAGTAGCCGGAAGCCACGCCGAGCGTCTCGAAATTGGCGAAGCTGCCGATCACCTCGCCGCCGCCGGCCTTGGTGCCCTTGCCGGTGAGGGTCACGCTGTCGGTTCCGGCGCCGCCGTCGACTGCGCCGCTGATCAGGGAGCCGGTCGACAGCTGGACGCTGTCGTTGCCCGAGCCCAGCTGGACGGCAGTCGCGCCGGTGCCGGAAATGACGCCCGAATTGACGAGACTGACCGCGCCGGGGCCGGTCGAGCCGACCGCGGCCCCCGTCGAGCTGGTAATGGCGCCGCTGTTGGTGAGCGTCGCACCGGCGAGCGCGTTGAAGCTGACCCCGCCATCGATCGTGCCGCTGTTGGTGACGTCGCCGATCTTGCTTGCGCTGTTCGAGCCGTCCTGAATGTGCACGCCGCCGACGCCGCCGCCGATCGAGCCGGCGTTGACCACGGTGCCGCCATTGCTGAGGATGATCCCGAAGCGCTCGCCCTCGATCGTGCCGCCAGCGAGATTGGTGACGGTGCCGATGCTGGTCAGGCCGCTGATGTCCTGGCCGTTGAGCGCGAACATCGAGATGCCGTCGGCGAAAGCGAACGTCCCGCCGACGCCGCCCGAGACGAGCCCTGAGTTCGTGATCGTGCCGCCGCCGATCAACCGCACGCCGTCATTGTTGACGCCGACGATCTGGCCGCGGTTGGTGACGGTCGAGCCGATCGCCCGCGGCTCGAGCAGGGTCGTTACGGAATTGTAGAAATGGGCGCTTGAAATGCCGAACCCCTCACCCATGATGAGTCCGCTGTTGGCGACCGTCGCCGGTCCGCCCGAGAAAGTGATGCCGGCATCGGGCGGAGCGTCGAACCCGTCATAGGTGCCGGCGGCGTAAATCGAACCGGCATTGTCGACGACCAGCCCCGGGCCCTCGTCGAAGATGCCGCTGGTCGAGCCGTCGATGACGCCGGTGGCGGCGTTGAGGATGGTCAGCGGGGTGCCCGCGCTGTTCCTGATCGCTTCTCCCGCTGAATGGACGATGGTGCCGGAATTGGTGACGCTGGCCGACGCGATCCCGAAGAAGCGAACGCCGCCGTTTACCGTGCCGGAGTTGGTGATCGTTCCGACCTTGCCGCCGCCGCCGATATAATCCTGGATCAGGATGCCGGCCGTCCCGCCGCTGATCGTGCCGGCATTATCGACCGTCCCGCCGTTCCCGAACGTCAGTCCGAAGCGCCAGCCCTCGATCACTCCGCCGGCAAGGTTGGTGACCGTGCCGATGCTGGTCAGCGCGCTGACGTCCTGGTCGGTGAGCGAGAAGATGGAGATGCCGTCGGCGAACGCGAAGCTGCCGTTGGCGCCGCCCGAGATCAGCCCCGAATTGGTCACCGCGCCGCCACCGATCAGCCGTACGCCGTCGTCGCCGATGCCGACGATGTCGCCGCTGTTGGTGATGCTCGAGCCGATCGACCGCGGCGCGAGCAGGCCGGTCGTCGCATTGTAGTAGTGCAGGCTGGTGATGCCGAAGCCTTCGCCGGTGATCAGCCCGGTGTTGACGATCGTCGCCGGGCCGCCGTCGAACGCGATTCCGCCGTCGGGCGTCGCGCCGTAGCCGTCGTAGGTGCCGGCCCCATAAATCGTTCCGGCATTGGTCACGGAAAAAGTGGCACCGCGCGCGAAAATCCCGCTGGTCAGACCCTCTATCACTCCGGTCGGATCATTGTTGACGCTGATCGGGCCCGCGCCGCGGACCGCCGCGCCGTCCGTAAGCGAGCTGACCGTGCCGCTGTTGTCCAGCGATCCGCTGCTGGCGCCGAAATCGATGAAGCCGTTGATCGCGCCGCTATTGTTGACCGACGCAGTGGCGAGGCCGTTGAACCCGACAGCGCCGTTGAGCGTGCCGCTGTTGACGACCGTGCCCGTCCGGCCGGGATCGAACGACTGGGCCTGCATGTAGATCGAGCCGGAATTGCCGCTGATCGTGCCGGCATTATCGACCGTTCCGCCATTGCTGAGAATGATCCCATTGCGATTGCCCTCGATCACTCCGCCGGCGAGGTTGGTGACGCTGCCGATTACGGCAAAGCTCGTCAGATCCTGCCCGTCGAACGAGAACATCGAGACGCCGTCGGCGCCGGTCGAGACGCGCCCCGAGATATATCCGCTGTTGACAACCGAGCCGCCGCCGATCAGCCGCACGCCGTCATTGTTGTCGCCGATGATCGAGCCGCTGTTGACCACCTCGCTGCCGATCGCGCGGCCTTCATTCTGATTGGTAATCGGGTTGAAATAGAAGGACGTGCTGATTCCGAACTGGGCGCCGGAGATGCTGCCGCTGTTCGTGATTTCGGCCGGCCCGCCGGTGATGACCACGCCGCCATCCGTATTGAGCACACCGTTATTGCCGCCATTGCCGCGCAATGTGCCGGCATTGGTGATCGTTGCCGACGCGCCCTCGACAAGGATCGCTTCGCTCGAGCCCTGGATCACGCCGGTCGCGCTGTTGTCGACCGTCAGCGGGCTGATGCCGCGGACGCCCGAACCGTTGGCCGCGATGATCGTGCCGCTATTGTCGAGAGTGCCCGACGCCAGGCCATTGAAACTGACGGCGCCGTTGATCGTCCCGCTATTGGTGACCAGTCCGGCACGGCCCGGGTCGAACGACTGGGCTTGAATGACGATTCCGCTCGACGCGCCGCTGATCGCGCCGGCGTTCTCGACTGTCCCACCATTGCTGAGAATGATCCCGAAGCGATTGCCCTCGATCACACCCGAGGCAAGGTTGGTGACGGTGCCGATGACCGTAAAACCGCTGAGGTCCTGCCCCTCGAAGGAGAACATCGATATGCCGTCCGCGCCGCTGCCGACGCGACCGGCGATGTAGCCGCTGTTGACGACGTCGCCACCGCCGATGAAGCGCACGCCGTCGTCGCTATCGCCGATGATCGACCCGCTGTTGGTCAGGCTTGAGCCGATCGCGCGCCCGTCCCAGACCGGATTGTTGGGATCGGCGAAACTGGTGAAGAAATAGAAGCTGCTGATCCCGAACCGTGCGCCCGAGATGGTACCGGTATTCGTGATGTTCGCCGGGCCGCCCTTGAACGCCACGCCGGCGTCGGTGTTGCTCGTGAACGCATTCAGTCCGTTGCCGCGAATGCTCCCGTTATTGGTGAGGTTGAGCTCGGTCCCGTCGGAATAGACACCGGATTTATCCCCGGTGATGCTGTCGCCGGCCGCAATCGTCACCGGCGTCGGATCGCTGCTCACGACGCCGTGGATGTCGGCGAGCGCCGGTGCAGCAGACAGCGCGGTCAGTGCAGATGCCGCCAACAAGCGCGCATTGGTTCGGATGTTCGGCATGTCACCCCCCTGTTCCGGACGATGGCGCACCAAGCGTGGCTCGACTCGCCCATGTAATTAATTTTGCGTTAATTGGCTCTGTGAGGTCATGAAGGTGTCCTGAAGAATTTCTGAAGGTTGGTGATTGCCGCAGGGCAGCAACAGCGATCACGTTCCGAACTTTGGGGAGCATGCGCGAGCACTCGCAATCATTCTTGCCAAACAGATGGTCACTGTGATGAATGCGCGCTGGTGCCATTTAACGAGTCCGCGAATGGTCGACCCCAGGGGGGATGACGAGATTGGTGGCCACCGCCGCTGGAGTTTTGCGGGGTGCGTGTTCGACGAGGCCCAATGGTCGCTGACGGTCGCTGGTCGCCGTGTGCCCGTTGAGGCGAAGCCGCTGGCGATGCTGCGTTACCTGCTGCTTCGGGCCGGCGAGACGGTGTCAAAGGACGAACTGCTCGATACTATTTGGCCGAACGTAACCGTCGTCGAAGCCTCGCTCACGACCGCGGTGCGCAAGCTTCGGCTTGCACTCGGTAACGAGGACATCGTCGAGACAGTGTCGGGAATTGGCTACCGTCTTGCGGTCCCGGTCGAGTTGGAGATCCGGCGCGGCGGCAACGCCGCGGACGGTTTTGACGCCAAATCGGTCGTTGACCCTTCACACCGCCCCTGGGGGCAGCGGTCGATTTGGATCGGCGCGGCGATTGTCCTGTTGGTGATCGCGCTTGCCGTGGCGTGGGGGAGGCCGCGCAACCGGGCCGCTTCGGACGTCCGCACACCCTCCGCGCCCGAAGTTGCCGACGCTCTTCGCGAGCTCGATGTTGCGGCCGTCAAGCGGCTGGTCGCGGCCGGCTGGGACCCCGCCCGGCCGTGGGACAAGGAGGGCAATGACGCGCTGACCATCCTGCTCAATCAATGCGAATGGGACCGCGCCCACGACCGGCGCAAGATGCTCCTGATCGCGCGCATGCTGATCGAGGGCGGCGCGCCGATCGACCGGCGCAACGTGTGGGGCGATACCGCCTACAGCATCGCCAAGGCGCCGCGTTACTGCGGGCCGGATCATCCGGTCACCCAGATGATCGAGGCGATGTGCTACGGCGGCTCGATGGGGCCGCGGGACCTGTGCCTCGCGACCTACGAGCTGACCGCCGGGCAGCGGCTGGCGCAGGGCCTTCCGCCCAAGGGCTGACCCACTTGGCACGTGCGCCATTGCTGCAGTTGAAAGGGGTGGTGCCGCTTGGGGGACTCGAACCCACGACCCCATCATTACGAATGATGTGCTCTACCAGCTGAGCTAAAGCGGCGTGCCCGCGAGAGTGCGTCGGCAAGCGCGCGGCCTCTAACAGCGGTGGCGGGCGGCGGCAAGCCGGACGGTGCGGAGGGCGCCAACAAACATGCTTAACGCTTTGGTAAGCCGCGCCCTTCATCATTGCCCCCGTCATTGAGCGACGAGTGGGGACGAGATGGACGGTCATTCGGGCTATCCCAGCGAGTATGACGACGCCGCACAAGCGACCGTCGAAGGGTACGATGTCGCCGCCGCGATCGGCGCAGACGAGCGTCGGATGCATGTCCGCGCCTATAATTATTGGGTGTCGCTGCTCGACGGGCGGGACTATCCCTCGATCGAGGACCTCGACCCGGCCAGCATCACCGATTTCGCGCCGAACAGCGTGCTGCTCGACTTCACCGCCGGGCGCGACAATCCCTCGACACCCTACATCGGCGCCGCGATCCGCGCCGAATGCGACATCGGCGACGATGTCCGCGCGATCGACCAGGTGCCGAGCCGCTCCCTGCTGTCCCGGCTGACCGACCACTACCTTCAGATCATCGCCAACCGTGCGCCGATCGGCTTCGAGGCCGAGTTCCTCAACCAGCGCGGCCACAGCATCTGCTATCGCGGCATCCTGATGCCGTTCTCGAGCGACGGCGACACCATCGACTTCATCTACGGCGTCATCAACTGGAAGGACGCCAGCGCCAACGAGGTGGTCCAGCCGGCGGTGGCCGCTCCGGCCCCGCCCCCGACGCCCGAAACGCACATCGCGTGGGACGACGGACCGCTGGCCGAGGCCGAGGAGGAGGAGGTCGCTGCGATCGCGCTCGACGCCGAAGCCGGGCTCGCGGACCGCTTGTGGGCAGCGCGCGAGAGCGCCGATGTCTGCCGCCAGGCCGACGGGCGAAGCCGCGCCGCGCTCTACCGGGCGCTGGCGATGGCTTATGACTTCGCAGTCGCCGCCAAGCGGGTGCCGGAAGACTATGCTGAGATCCTCGCCGACGCCGGCGTGAAGCCGCAGGCGCGGGCGCCGATGACGGCGGTGGTCAAGCTGGTATTCGGGATCGATTACGACAAGGCGCGGCTGACCGAGTTCGCCGCGGCGCTGGCCAATGCCGAGCGCGAGCAGGTCGACTTCGGCGGGTTCGAGGCGTTCGTCGGTGGACACAGCGGTGGTCTCAAAGGACTGGTTGCTGCGGAGCGGGACGCGCGGCGGCCGGAGGGCAAATCCAACAGCCGCGCCGACCAGGCCCGGGCCGAGCTTCGCCGCCGTAACCCCTTGGAATTGGCCGAAGTCAATGGAGACGAGGAGTTCGTGCTGATTGTTTCGCGACGGACGATCGGCGGCGGCACCGGCTATGAGCCGGTCGCGGTAGTCGACGATGCGGCGCTGACCGAGCGCGCAATCCGCCGCGCCGTACGCTAGGGCGACCGACACTCGCTTGTCGTAGCGCCGGACCGGGGTCTATAGGCCCGGGCCGATGACCCCTGACGACATGGTGCAAGAAATGACGGCCACTTCGGGCGCGAACGGGCCGCTCGCCGGCCAGATCAAGCAGGCGCTGCTGACCGGCGCGCTGCCGGGCGAGCTCGACGGCTTCGCCGGAGCCGAGCAGGACGAGGCCGCGGCGCTGGTCGCCGAGGCGGCGGCGACGCGCAAGGCCGGCGATATCGCGATCGAGCTTACCTCCAGCGGCGGCGAGGCCGGCCACCGCCGGATGCGCCTGGCAATCATCAATGACGACATGCCGTTCCTGGTCGATTCGGTCGCCAACGCCATTGCGGCGCGGGGCCTCGTCATCCACCGCCTGCTGCACCCGGTGATCAAGGCCGAGCGCGACGCCAGGGGCAAGCTCGTCGCGATCGGCCGAGGCGAGCCG of Sphingomonas mesophila contains these proteins:
- a CDS encoding outer membrane beta-barrel family protein, coding for MKASLLTSACSLLLLSLPAAPALAQQRPAARQTPPAKPEAKAEEVVVTGTRADVIAKPDRLSFSIANDLQAQTGTLADALRNVPGVEVDLQGRVSLRGDPGVQILIDGRPSAVLQGESRADYLQSTPATRIERVEVITNPSAAFSPEGSGGIINLVTKKNQAGSRWATLRAIGGLNGQVGANASGAITKGGLTVSGELGARRFPNDGRVERTRQGVNALTGLTEVVRQSAETDNVFTATSGRLGVEYDLTKTSRLSGDISLRRFWIDGERDDTILGPNPGDLLERTSDSGGGGRMVSFEGSWRKKLPGDDHELVADIEIDRMRFDRDFDGISRPGGASGAPTFERIGNRFDRRGLGGKVDYKRPLGKGSSLNLGYELASERSDFSFDGERGPALDLLLPIAGLNNDFSYDQTVHALYATTTFSLGKLELQPGLRLEQAQYEIDPKTPDGAVENEYVRLYPTIHLGYALSETQRLRASYSRRIQRPGAQDLNPYLTYVDPQNFRRGNPFLGPEVTDAFELGWTYRKGGGFYSMTAFYRSSRDGVTDIIDELGDGILLTTRANLARSKRYGVEAIANGKFGKTLGYNLSATLFHHEIEPAGLSFPVGRSGTSGNARASFNWQPTTKDFFQLGAIYSGRQLLPQGYRDGGGVVNAGYRRKINDRLSLLATAQDLLSSARSVTKVDTNGFREKIVTEGPGRTLLFGLTYNLGAGGRRRPDQGIEFESGGSPIPQ
- a CDS encoding winged helix-turn-helix domain-containing protein — its product is MVDPRGDDEIGGHRRWSFAGCVFDEAQWSLTVAGRRVPVEAKPLAMLRYLLLRAGETVSKDELLDTIWPNVTVVEASLTTAVRKLRLALGNEDIVETVSGIGYRLAVPVELEIRRGGNAADGFDAKSVVDPSHRPWGQRSIWIGAAIVLLVIALAVAWGRPRNRAASDVRTPSAPEVADALRELDVAAVKRLVAAGWDPARPWDKEGNDALTILLNQCEWDRAHDRRKMLLIARMLIEGGAPIDRRNVWGDTAYSIAKAPRYCGPDHPVTQMIEAMCYGGSMGPRDLCLATYELTAGQRLAQGLPPKG